The nucleotide sequence TAATTTTCAAATTGTCACATTATCAAATCACTTAACTTTCCCCGGATTTTGCTTTACAAAAGCATCCCAACCGGTATAACTTTTTCCGATTTCGGTGCGACTTGGATTGTAGAAATGACAAACTGCTGCGGCCAAACCATCGGTAGAATCTAAGTTTTTAGGCAGGCTTTTTAACTTCAGCATACTTTGCAGCATTTTAGCCACCTGCTCTTTACTGGCGTTTCCGTTACCGGTAATGGCCATTTTTATCTTTTTCGGTAAATATTCGGTGATTGGGATTTCACGTGAAAGTCCGGCGGCCATCGCCACGCCCTGTGCTCTTCCCAGCTTCAGCATGGATTGCACATTTTTTCCGAAGAAAGGTGCTTCAATCGCAATTTCATCTGGATGGAAGGTTTCAATAAGCTCGATGGTACGCTCAAAAATCAATTTCAACTTTACGTAGTGATCATCATATTTCTTCAGCTGCAACTCATTCAACTGTAAAAATTCCATTTTCTTATTCTTCACCTTTATCAATCCAAAACCCATAATTGTGGTTCCCGGGTCAATTCCTAAAATGATCTTTTCGCTCAAATTCTTTAATTTTTGTAGGGATTTTTTACAATTCCGCTTTTGCAAAGCTACGGAAATCTATCTTTGCACTAAACTCACCCCAATGCTGATATTTGTAATTCTAATCGCCATTTTTTACGCAGCCCTGATGCTGGGTTTTATTAAAGGCTGGAATTCGCTGGAGACTGTTTCTGATCATTACGAACCTCCGGAAACCTGTTTTTCGATCGTTATTCCGTTTAGAAATGAAGCTGAAAATTTACCGAATTTACTTGAAAGCCTGGCGCTACTAAATTATCCTTTCGAACTTTTTGAAATTTTGTTGGTAAATGACGAATCTGAAGATGATTCAGAAAAAATTATTGCTGAATTTAAACAAGATCATCCACAGCTACACCTGAAGTTTTTACAAAATAACCGAACTACCAATTCTCCTAAAAAAGATGCGATAACAACTGCCATCAAATTTGCCGAATTTGAGCATATTCTTACAACCGACGCCGATTGTACGCTTCCGTCATTATGGTTGCAAAGTTTTAATACTGAAATTTTACAGCACAATCCGGCCATGATCGCTGCACCGGTGAAAATTGAAGTAAATGACAACAATTTTTTAAGTTCTTTTGAGGCCCTTGATTTTTTGAGCTTACAAATTTCTGGTGCTGGAGCTTTCGGACTCAACAAAGCTTTTATGGCTAACGGAGCTAATCTTTGCTATAAAAAGCAATCTTTTGTTGAACAAAATGGATTTGATAGCAACACTGAAATTGCAAGCGGAGATGACGTGTTTTTACTTCAAAAATTTATTCAGCAGCAGTTAAAAGTAACCTTCTTAAAAGATCAAAATGCAATTGTAAAAACCAAACCACAATCAGGTTTTAAGCGACTGGTACAGCAACGCATTCGTTGGGCTTCAAAAACCTCAGCATACACCAGCAATTTCGCGAAACTCACGGGACTAATCGTATTTAGTATGAACTTTGCTTTCAGCTTAAGTCTGCTTCTCGGTATTTTTAAACTGTTTCCTTTTCCTTATTTTATGATCTTGTTTTTGGTGAAATTTAACCTGGATTTTGTGCTATTATACCGCGGATCCATCTTTTTTAACAGTGAAGGATTAATGAGAAAATATCTTGTTAGCAGTGTGCTATATCCATTCTTCTCGGTTTACGTTGCTATTCTTTCGCTATTTGGAGGTTACAATTGGAAAGGTAGAAGATTTAAAAGGTAGGTTTCAGTGGAACAGTGGACAGTGGACAGTGGACAGTGGACAGTGGACAGTGGACAGTGGACAGTGGACAGTTAACAAAATTCAATAAACAATTAGCAATTATCAAACAGCCTTTCAGCAATCAGCAATCAGAAAATTCTCTACTTTTGGCCAACCTGATAAAAACAATATCATTTCTACTAAAGCGCAGCGGAATGAAAAAATCTTATTCTACATACATCCCTTGTCTCTTGTCTCTTGTCTCTTGCCTCTTAATCTAATTTCTATTCATTATATTTAACAAAAACAAAATATGAATTATTATATCCTAACTTATCATCTGGTTGACTCTTATTTGGAAGAACGAGGAAAATACCGTGAAGAACATCTGGCAATGGCCAAAAAAGGCGAAGCAAACGGAGAAATTGTAATGGCTGGCGCATTGGACAATCCTTCTGATAAAGCGATTTTTATTTTTAAATCTGAATCTGAAGCAACAGCGACAAATTTTGCTGAAAATGATCCATACTTCAAAAACGGACTCATAAAAGAATATTCAGTTAGAAAATGGAATGTCGTAATTGGCAATTAAAATCAATATAAAAGAAATGACATTCAGAAAGATATTATCAGTTTCAGTAATTGCATCAACGCTTTTTATTTCTTGTAAAGATAACAGCGAAAAAGATAGCCCTGAGCAGCCAGAAAGACCTAAGCAAGAAGTTGTAGAAACCGAAAAAAAACAGGAAACTAAAATCGATTCTGCTACGCTTTCAAATGAATCAGAAAGTACTGCAGCGCAGCTTGATTATATATGCTACACTTCTGATAGTAATAAAAATAAGCGAATTTGGATAGAATTTGCTAAAAATGGCAAAGCGCAAAAAGTAAAATACGAAGGCCAAAAAGAGACTATCGATTTAAAATATACTGAAGAAGAATTTCAAAAAGGAGGAGCGCATCCCACAATCATCACTTATTATGATGAAATCTATCAGGGAGAAGTAAACGGTACTTATAAGCTCACACATTCGGGCGTTTGGGATTATGTAACTTATACTCGAGGAAAAGATGGGAAAGAATTTAATTACACCATCGATCACGAGAAAGATCCTTACGGTGACAAACCGTGCTTTTAGTATTTACTGAAGCTAAAAATGCGGAGTAATTTGATTCTGAAGTTATTCCGCTTTAATTACGATTGGCATTTTAAAAGCTGTTGACACCGGTATTCCACGTTTACTGGCAGGATAGATTTTAGGTAAAGAATCGATACTTTCTCGTAACCAGTTTGCTATTTTTGGTAATTGATTGGTAACGGTACTATCAATTACTGAAATAGAGTCAATTTCCGGTTTTCCCGTTTTGGTAACTTCTAAATAAATAAAAATAGTATCGTCGATACTTTTACTCACTACCGGCTGCTGCTTTTCTAAATAAGCATAGAGATTTTCAGCAACTTTAGTTTCAAAGCATCGTTTTGCCGCTGCGAGTTCGGTCTCTTGTTGGCAATCTTCAAAAGCCGGATATTCATCAACTTCCTTCCAATTAAGGGCTCTGGATTCTTGTTCTAAAACCTCTTCAGAAGAGATTTTTTTCGTCTCAAAATTGCAGGAAATAACTAATAATACTAAAACTGGAAGTAATCTTCTTTTCATCAAATCTTCGGCTTGTAACTTCAAAAATAATCAAATTGCGCTTAACCCCAAGATTAGATGAATTTTATGCTATTTTTCCTTCGTTACCAAATCTGTAGTATCGGTCTCT is from Zunongwangia endophytica and encodes:
- a CDS encoding glycosyltransferase family 2 protein, encoding MLIFVILIAIFYAALMLGFIKGWNSLETVSDHYEPPETCFSIVIPFRNEAENLPNLLESLALLNYPFELFEILLVNDESEDDSEKIIAEFKQDHPQLHLKFLQNNRTTNSPKKDAITTAIKFAEFEHILTTDADCTLPSLWLQSFNTEILQHNPAMIAAPVKIEVNDNNFLSSFEALDFLSLQISGAGAFGLNKAFMANGANLCYKKQSFVEQNGFDSNTEIASGDDVFLLQKFIQQQLKVTFLKDQNAIVKTKPQSGFKRLVQQRIRWASKTSAYTSNFAKLTGLIVFSMNFAFSLSLLLGIFKLFPFPYFMILFLVKFNLDFVLLYRGSIFFNSEGLMRKYLVSSVLYPFFSVYVAILSLFGGYNWKGRRFKR
- a CDS encoding YciI-like protein, whose translation is MNYYILTYHLVDSYLEERGKYREEHLAMAKKGEANGEIVMAGALDNPSDKAIFIFKSESEATATNFAENDPYFKNGLIKEYSVRKWNVVIGN
- the ruvC gene encoding crossover junction endodeoxyribonuclease RuvC — translated: MSEKIILGIDPGTTIMGFGLIKVKNKKMEFLQLNELQLKKYDDHYVKLKLIFERTIELIETFHPDEIAIEAPFFGKNVQSMLKLGRAQGVAMAAGLSREIPITEYLPKKIKMAITGNGNASKEQVAKMLQSMLKLKSLPKNLDSTDGLAAAVCHFYNPSRTEIGKSYTGWDAFVKQNPGKVK